Below is a window of Camelina sativa cultivar DH55 chromosome 11, Cs, whole genome shotgun sequence DNA.
CTTTTGTATTCATTCTCAGAATTCTCTCATGTTCATGTATTCTTCTTTCCACCACCTGTCCACATATTTAAACTTTGTTCAACCAAAACGTAACGTAGAACCCTAATTGAATCTTACTGATTTTGTTGAATTTCCAATTATTCATCACCCTATACAACGCACGTTAGTTGTGGCAACTTTATTTGGGGTTAAAACGACTAACCTCTGGATGATTAGATTCTTGGTCATAGATTAGGATTGATGATCGGCCTACACAACAAAACAGATTCTTAAGCctatctgtgttttttttttgttatccaaGAGTATCACTACAAAATAACATACTATGTCGTtaaattctatttttagaaagtgAGTTTTACAgctatagtttatatatatttaattatttatggaTGGCATGACTTATTTTTACAGTCGAAAATCTAGAAATTAGTCATTGAGTATCTCAGAAACACACATGTGCACACACCACAAGCTCTTATTAATGTTATTATCTTACTTTCTAAAAGATTGATCAGCAAGTAGTAGGAGGCACATGAGTTGCAGAGAAAAGCTGCAAacaaaggaatatatatatatatgtagactGAGGGAGAGAGAATAAGAAACAAACCTGCAGAAGAGAGAGCAAACGATGAAGCTGAAACAAGGAGAAAGATGAGACCTAGTTTCTTCAACAATGGTAATaaacccatcttcttctccctttcagTTTTTCTCTTTGAGAAAGCAAAGTTTATATGTAAAGTGTTTATGCGTATCTTGTGTATTTGATATacttttttcaaacaaaaaaaagagagcccTTATGCGTTTGGTATATATCCctacatctatatataatctctAAAGAAATAACACCATTACAAATTTTTAgccaatatttttcaaaaaaaactacCATTACAAAAGTGGATTGATCTATCATTTAATTAATGCAAATAAGTATCTCTTAAtgcttttaattaatttattataaatgaaagaaaatggtGGGATTGGAGAAAAAGTTGAAAGGAGACCACTTTCCTATTGTTGGTCACAATAAGTCTAAAGAAGTTGTTAGTGGCTTGATTATTTAACGTGAGTGGCTTTATTGTTTAATTTGGAGATAGACAACAACAATCATAACCTTATAATGATAGAATCCTTAAAGACTAGAGGTATTCAATATCGGTCATAGTTCTTATTCATTTTTCTCCATTTCAGAGACATACGCTAGATAGATGTATAAACCAATTATGTTATGTAGATACAAACCTCATTCAAATTAATAGATTCTAGATCATATCATAACAaattattgaagaagaaaaacaatttcacaaaatatgtaAATGGATTGCTGGTTGAGATTATGGAAAAGAGAACAAAGTGGCGAAGACTTTTAAAGTTTGCTTCAATGGAGCTGATTCGTCACAATAAATAACGTCAATGGATTGCTGATTAATTGAGATTATGGAAAGAGAACAAAGTTGTTTGAACTTTGCTTTAATGAACTGATTCGTCtctatatttaattaatgttattATCTTATGGTTTCCCTTAAAAAGAGATGTAAAGATGATTTAGTGGATGATGACCGTACtctcactctgttttttttttttttaactctggttaactctattttttattaatatttaactctgtTTTTGATTATCGTTggtcaaaactttttttttttggtggcatATTAAATTAGCgtattcttttagttttttatcTTAAAGATAGTAGTATAATTTATCGTGTTAAATATCACaatgtatcttttttttcctttttttttgtcaaccacaaTATATCTCTGTAAAAATATACATGATAACTGTAAACCTCTTGGATCATCGACTAAACTCCTTGAATGGCCCATAGGTTATTATGCCTCGGGCctatgttttgacttttgaggcTTTATAATATCCGTGGGCTTATTTATAAGAGGCTGGTGATTTCAATTAATTTGCTTTGCCTTCTAAGCTTAGACAGAAACCGGTAGTTTGTGCTAATATGTTATACCACCACCAAATGTgttgttaacaaaaataaaataaagtaaaataaaagttttttagacttaaaaaaagtttttaattagaTATCCATTCCAGTGCCGTGTCAAGGTCCGTAAAGGTTTAAggcaaaaatttaaaatgaaacttcacatattttatttttaaggaagatttttttttggttataaaaacaaagaaatattattaatttaaaaaaaaaactttaaagagtAAGATATTAGAGAGGATAGCTtatgtaaaggaaaaaaagaaacaaaatttatatgaatgttGAATTTTGTTTCCAAATGTTTCCTAAAGtactaaataaaaaatgcttaatctagtttacaaataaaaatgtggcctgtctttgattattttttgtgtgtggccTAAGACAAATGCCTTTTATGCAAAGCATAAGGGACGGCTCTGATCCTTTGTAAGAACTAGAAGTTAGAGTTTGGTGTAGGGTATATGATTTCTCAGTTGAACTCTATGTTATGTTAATGTTACTGTCTAAATACACGAGTGTGAATGTTGCcaagaattaaaattttaatttttgtcgcAAACATTTATATTTGAACTCAAGACATATCTTGATCGTAGACTCGATGAACCATGAGGAATTAATTACACATGCAAATTAAATTTGAAGTGATTATCGGCTATGACTTATAATAACTTCCTCGTGCATAAATGTAAGTTTTCttaataaactattatatattatcCGAATGATAGTGATTTCAAATGGACTAACCTACATTAGCCGCCCCTGCTATTCTTGTCTCGTCATGTAATTTGTTTGAAGCgttttgaatattaataatttaatacttACAGTTCATTTATAaactacagtaaaacttctataaattaataatgttggaatcatgatattttattaatttatagtgatattaatttatctataaattaatatttattattttatagtgtaaattaataattattaatttatagatatatttttaattgtttaatttcttaaaaaaatatagatttagacaattttagcaaaataagattagactttcaaatgttataaattattgattttggaattgaatttgtaatatttagaaattattgacaataaattatgaatattataaaCAAGTTAGTTTATACACATAACATACATAAactcaaatttatgaataataatatcaattgtcaTATTTTGGTAGCCtataaaagtattaaaatgaaaatgttgcATATCtacaaattgaaaactttaaaaaattttagctatttttatgatattatagagtagttttcattataattttaaaatacaatataacaatttttttcataGATATGAGTTctaggaaaaaattaaaaattttaaagcatacattagtatatcaacatatatatatatatatataatatacatgattattaatttatgatattattggaaccatattttacatagggatttcaaaaaaaatattatcttattatcttatcgaattttgttattttttacattgtaGTACCtgcaaaaattattaatttatagtgtttattaatttataaagtattaatttatagaggttttactctataaggtttggttttgttttaatttgtaagttttcttttttagaattaaGCCTCTGGGGATTTTCTTTGTACCCGCCAGCTCAGCCTTCGGAAGGATTCTTATCCTTTTTGGCTATGTGTACCTCAAACGCATTTCATCAATGAAAATCCttcttgtgaaaaaaaaaaaaaagactttttacTCCTATCGTAGTCATTATTCTTTTTCAATAATACTGAGACATGTTTATAAGATTTCACATCACACAAGTTCACGAAGAagattttctctttaatattgTTATGTTCCAagcgattaaaaaaaaaaattaaacggaTTAACCACTAGCTAGTGGCTACTGTTATCGCGCTCAGGTTTGGAAcgttttttttctctgtatatataaaacaaaaatatcttattagTCACGgatcaattaaaatttatgaatcCAAAGTCTGAATCTTCTGTTCAAAAGAAAAGCTTACTTTAAAGTTTTGTCATAACTCGTCTTTTAattatgatttgatttcttaACTTTACGAATAATGTGATGATTATACATAATTACCTTTCTCTCTTAGTTGGTCAGtgcccaaaaaaaacaatggaaggagaaaattaaagaaagaacgAAAGATACTTGCCATTTGGGATAAAACTTATTAGTCTTTGTTAAtgtaaaaaatagttataagatagtaattcttatatatatctcAGTGGAGTTGCAAAGATAATGATCAATATATAAGTCCTCTCTGAACATAGTGAAATAGCAAACTGATTGTGAAATGATGAGAGATGTGGAAATCTACGTACATAATATTACTTGAAAAGTTAATGGTGGTATTGATCgtttaacatagaaaaaaaaaatgcagtatACATTACTAGACTTGAATTGAGCAGCAAAtcataaaataagaaaaaactacaaattaacatgagaatatatataaaagacatATACATGTATACAGATTACTAGACAGAATTGCACTATAAATTGACTATAAACATTCTCCTTCAcgattatatataaacttttaatttgaaGGAATAAAGCAGATGTAGAATATAGGCCGTACGTCTAAAGTAGTGGTATTCATATTATGATGTAACAAAATGGAGAATCCGAAAATcgtaaagaaagcaaaaaaaaaagtgtacaaTTTTGGTTTCCAACGTCTACATACCACAGATTTATATTAAGCCATATATGCCTCCATCTTGCTAGCTTattgtttttctattattttatcttaaataaagatatatttcccttcattttaaacaaatctttccatatatatattttacatgcTATGCAGCAGTTTAACCATTCATAATTCTAACATATTAAACTTACAAAGGTACGTAACATTCATAAGTTTTTATGTCATATATACGAGTTTAAGTCCGGATTATACTATCACAAATCTATAGATATTATAAACTAGTCAGATATTCATAAagtatagatataaaatatatgcatTTGGTTGCCAAAGTCTAGATTTTTCTGTACTCTTTTGTTTGCTTTGAACCCTTTTAGGCTTTAGAGTAAGAAAAGCACCGACTTCTTCCCATTATTGGCTGCTAGATGGGTATATatagtcttttattttgtttttggaggcTTTTTAAATTACACTGTGGGTTGTGGTCCCTAAAATACGCTTGTTTTTCTTTCCCAATATTGAATAAATTAAACGTATATACATATAATGAGTTTAGTTAATACTAACATATGAATTAAAATTGAGTATTAAGTTCATCTAAAACTATATAAggtgtagaattttttttgtatgatataTGACAAGATTAAAATTACTTAGCTTAGAAAAAAGTGTTCATAGCTACAACACACAAATCAGTCAAAAAGGATATGAACCTTCCAAGAGACACAACGATATTCCAATTGACGGGATACCAAATTTCGTTAGTTATATATACTACATTATTACGTATTTATTTCGCATCATTGTTAATCCATATAATGTtcgaatttttttaaagtatttacGCAAGAGCCAATATGCAAAAGCAAATGTACCAAGGGTTACGAACCTCATTGGtcttaaaaatacatatatttaaggGATGATGATgtcttttaaagttttaaatcaCCTTCGTAACACGTTTTGAAATTATGGTCAATTGTTGTGGCTTATTAGAGAGGACTAATCAAAATTGGGAAAGTCGCTTACGGAAACTCTAATGACATTTATACCCTAATTTAACATATTAGTATTGTTTTAGATATAACGACAAACAATGAGTGTGACAACCTTAAAAGACCTTTACATGTTACGTGGGAATACAAAAGAAATGTGACACTAGCAGACAAAACATTACCTTCGTTTAAacttacatttgttttttggttttttccctCCTTTTGTGTGACGATTAGACTCTCTAATCGTTTGACTAAAgctcttatttttctttcttttgatataaGGGAATCTTCAAGAATATCCGCAAACATTCGTGTAAATGATTTggtgtatgttatatataatgtaCGTGGATCGAAATGAAGCTGTTCGACATATTCTAATTTTAGCCGCTGTATGGGATCGCTAAATAGTGGTGAAGGTACAAAATGCTAGTGTTTTCCGGTTTGAATAAAGAAGGTTATGGAGTTTTCAAA
It encodes the following:
- the LOC109127743 gene encoding uncharacterized protein LOC109127743; this encodes MGLLPLLKKLGLIFLLVSASSFALSSAGRSSILIYDQESNHPEVVERRIHEHERILRMNTKDYGQFSPKHKFVRPPFKLIPN